A stretch of Bradyrhizobium sp. AZCC 2262 DNA encodes these proteins:
- a CDS encoding annexin — MNGSARQTLIRSSPAPPVATRHANQARISETEEDRLGARRLWQESREAGRRDAWSEMAEIIARLLSASQLAEPMPAPALAASVLPGAAAVPAEAVVPTEAPQDESVQAASAGGRSDRDAAQRTLLAATSKPTPDTLAAPGQKKPAAAGQEGIVAAPEGEPAAPALAAADRMPGMQEPTADPSEAPTAIVQRWRQGVRSAGAAVPVPRVSVSRTSSGALDKAKAAAKTKGEQTRGGLGNEATANLPATPQVDNPPPPPPSNPIPRETQAIITASGKRLANQFPPLLIPSPPREIEDKIVGGSLPRLDQRPIPPDLFNVLITPGAFALSKIDTAAKGPNGKRTPEAERAVQALDMLEGRDQLPEKQGHGPPVMFEDKGAPPMRPLPEQFRTPVKEIVARLLARTDTTTSDVLNRLRSRAYPHDALVTNFPDCGAGMTDGLRTAITTDLRDIAFAAGATAEELDGLIAARQQALAASVDAARQDAAALGKDTTAKVAAEGQKTVDAIDGAAKAADEEMLRRQEATSGSADPVVINRRRDLTVNWITEHVTNQTTAYQLAGEQRAKELREARDGQLGGYLALSQREQYEVLTPKPPRPERVPTDSARETRLTDLAAEIRAWTDTRVAEIGEAFRKIMTAASNETKAFRGAVESAGSYARERVREWAEDEVLKGESWWTRFIARIRRWLKEAEDVNETWRVRRTQAQRDGIALDLLTVSDIEAKMAAGISQEEILKDGALSDEQRTIVKLYFRKGANEGPLDIAAKGLEERMASDHLEHARTVFESELRAKPAAFKQYDIVHKLEDVARSLNPGFDAGKITQDLHSAMDRWGTDEDLIFTSLKGVTPFEGDVIRKMYRARYDLDLDDHIESEMSGDELDQAQAELAGEPSKADAIALHDAVDGIGTNENKIYETLRNKTPEEIEKIRAEYRKKYGEELDAALKDDLDEGNETDRAMALLKGDTATADAIALDEAMRGGLTGLGTDEAEIEKVLTRVRQEVMARARTENWNSAQMEAEVRRRLKAISDKFEGRYKNVSQYKGDGLTGKTTLERAFQSELSGAELDLAEALRTNDPVAADAARLEIERTGFYTSDSKVNGVLRSQYERALEKRRLDEGPARNMAIRRQIDAMREQSYTATGPNAQKLSENQISEARIRLEREADRAMEKDAAVDAGASMDALTKLYKDRYHVPVEFVVAFGMDGRDQREAFALLKNRGYLSPRQEIELATEGVGTDEDLLKKTFSRMTRAEIEVVRKEWELRHPGENFNDMIRGELSGRDESDIMDMVEHGAPESDAARIEQERRRVDREIRDLTGAFGGAAAGKEAAWMEDQVRRLEALKPDLMRTDWQNTEEDRERRERLAAEVDFRAQRVQDAVEDHRRKLDSFADDIAMAIGVIVAVVISVASLGSLTWVGAIIISLVGTALTMGAKYAIKGGSYAGADVAIDLAAGVVDAATAGLATKFGLNKALMKGVGALVSKARLKDVATLIGKSGIAQRALKTPVLGAATRAAGRLLPSAGAIEKGIVRFVAGTAEDAAMAIPSGTVGILASDETWKGDPLHNFLSGGGDTLLQAVIMGKVTHAASHVAGHVATGVRSEIRMGSETGRMREVSRLVNDHYARFHEENPGASLADFLGHAEGRTLRVEIEKRGLLPTIESANARARTEAAAPTREAGGDVREPTAKPAPEARSGELHNALPEKLREGSFVTPDESLGGRTVKVEPLMVGKDIVGVDIRVGPDATPLDVALHGATVEAMLKYRGVMGRLRRVMADLGSHLVEGGVKVGSLGWEAKLELDKLPAVLASRMNEVAGARMMPETQTHFDMDVAHLQSQIDAFEHVLRNPALAAEPGRGFVAAEFEGGVPPAKPEGVKIPTDELEGIRRMAIEAGTGNAARMDELRSVLAAMDSGKRAAVVEALAAPVPAELLGAPPSRNLLAEMAKVWRDNARIGAAYGANPRVAGEHVQLLLDLQRLRMLARDGIRTGNMSEAQKFRQELIARLPKGMASKVPEIGGPISHLEYRFEKAHDAAQAELIKAVREAPDTDMAALKNRLKEIAKTFNLEKGDLSKRIFEEMVEWIKQRGLEDARWQKHLDSLHSELRSKSTAEIHRAIESSPDPELRSIMKDKDVEAAFKASGPNDEFKAEGVIAAMEEAIRKRMGQDIRGRRPGSPHEIRDQLRGMAGGIDLEGFIMADILAENIAAAQRLRARLATIAPEVVFTVERGGPLLAEFLVPPAERQQRPDKFVSVNKSKNRTEYLRPQIEKAIANGKRSFVIVDAYMGGHAIGEFTNMFQSIIEAHPHLEGLRFETLWLREQLGYERNLVEGPDGAALAVGLQPAFKIPPELINKVFQQIEPVRFIMGDDAAVFFDPNSRRPIFIFDNDGHVVQTIEVGVKHPITGVVLTTPREILVALMQGVKFPK; from the coding sequence ATGAACGGCAGCGCGCGCCAGACCTTGATCCGCTCCTCGCCGGCTCCGCCGGTCGCGACGCGGCACGCCAATCAGGCAAGAATATCCGAGACCGAAGAAGACCGGCTCGGCGCGCGGCGCCTCTGGCAGGAAAGCCGCGAGGCCGGCCGCCGGGACGCGTGGAGCGAGATGGCGGAGATCATCGCCAGGCTCCTCAGTGCAAGTCAGTTGGCTGAGCCGATGCCTGCACCGGCGCTGGCGGCATCCGTGCTGCCGGGTGCGGCCGCCGTACCGGCGGAAGCTGTTGTGCCGACGGAAGCACCGCAAGACGAAAGCGTCCAGGCCGCATCGGCAGGGGGACGGAGCGATCGTGACGCCGCGCAGCGCACTTTGCTTGCCGCAACATCGAAGCCCACGCCCGATACGCTCGCGGCGCCCGGCCAAAAAAAGCCCGCTGCCGCCGGACAAGAGGGGATCGTCGCCGCGCCGGAAGGAGAGCCTGCCGCTCCCGCGCTTGCCGCCGCCGATCGAATGCCCGGTATGCAGGAGCCAACCGCCGATCCGTCCGAGGCGCCGACCGCAATTGTCCAGCGCTGGCGCCAGGGCGTGCGGAGCGCCGGCGCCGCCGTGCCGGTGCCGCGGGTTAGCGTCAGCCGCACCAGTAGCGGCGCCCTCGACAAGGCCAAGGCCGCCGCCAAGACCAAGGGCGAACAAACGCGCGGCGGCCTCGGCAATGAGGCCACGGCCAATCTGCCGGCCACGCCACAGGTCGACAATCCGCCGCCACCGCCCCCGTCGAATCCGATTCCGCGCGAGACGCAAGCGATCATCACGGCCTCCGGCAAGCGGCTCGCCAACCAGTTTCCGCCGCTGCTGATACCATCGCCCCCGCGTGAGATCGAAGATAAAATCGTCGGCGGCTCGCTGCCGCGGCTCGACCAGAGGCCTATTCCGCCCGATCTCTTCAACGTCCTGATCACGCCCGGCGCCTTTGCCCTGTCGAAGATCGATACGGCCGCCAAGGGGCCGAACGGCAAGCGCACGCCCGAAGCCGAACGTGCTGTGCAGGCCCTCGACATGCTGGAAGGCCGTGACCAACTGCCAGAGAAGCAGGGCCACGGGCCGCCCGTGATGTTCGAAGACAAGGGCGCACCGCCGATGCGCCCGCTGCCCGAGCAATTCCGGACACCGGTGAAGGAAATCGTGGCGAGGCTGCTCGCCCGCACCGACACGACGACCAGCGATGTGCTGAACCGGTTGCGGTCACGCGCCTATCCGCATGATGCCCTCGTCACCAATTTCCCCGACTGCGGCGCCGGCATGACCGACGGCCTGCGCACGGCGATCACCACCGATCTCCGCGATATTGCGTTTGCTGCCGGCGCCACCGCGGAGGAGCTGGACGGCCTCATCGCCGCGCGCCAGCAGGCTCTTGCCGCATCGGTCGACGCGGCAAGGCAGGATGCGGCAGCGCTTGGCAAGGATACCACCGCCAAGGTAGCCGCTGAGGGCCAGAAGACGGTCGATGCGATCGACGGTGCCGCCAAGGCCGCCGATGAGGAGATGCTTCGCCGTCAGGAGGCGACGTCGGGTTCAGCCGATCCCGTCGTGATCAACAGGCGCCGCGACCTCACCGTCAACTGGATCACCGAGCACGTCACCAACCAGACCACTGCCTACCAGCTCGCCGGCGAGCAGCGCGCCAAGGAATTGCGCGAGGCCCGCGACGGACAGCTCGGCGGCTACCTTGCGCTCTCCCAGCGCGAACAATACGAGGTGCTGACTCCCAAGCCGCCGCGGCCCGAGCGTGTGCCCACCGACAGCGCCCGGGAGACGCGCCTTACCGATCTCGCCGCCGAAATCCGTGCCTGGACCGATACCCGCGTGGCAGAGATCGGCGAAGCCTTCCGCAAGATCATGACTGCGGCGTCAAACGAGACCAAGGCGTTTCGCGGCGCCGTCGAGAGCGCCGGCAGCTACGCCCGCGAGCGGGTCCGCGAATGGGCCGAGGACGAGGTGCTGAAGGGCGAAAGCTGGTGGACGCGCTTCATTGCCCGCATCCGCCGCTGGCTCAAGGAAGCCGAGGACGTCAACGAGACCTGGCGGGTGCGGCGCACCCAAGCCCAGCGCGACGGAATCGCGCTTGATCTTCTCACCGTCTCCGACATCGAGGCGAAGATGGCGGCCGGGATATCGCAGGAGGAGATCCTCAAGGACGGCGCGCTCTCCGACGAACAGCGGACGATCGTCAAACTGTATTTCCGGAAGGGCGCGAACGAAGGTCCGCTCGACATTGCCGCCAAGGGGCTCGAGGAGCGGATGGCAAGCGACCATCTCGAGCACGCCAGGACGGTATTCGAGTCGGAACTACGAGCCAAGCCCGCCGCCTTCAAGCAATACGACATCGTTCACAAGCTCGAGGATGTGGCGCGTTCGCTCAATCCCGGCTTCGATGCCGGAAAGATCACCCAGGATCTTCATTCGGCGATGGACCGATGGGGCACCGACGAGGATCTCATCTTCACATCGCTCAAGGGCGTCACGCCATTCGAGGGCGACGTGATACGCAAGATGTACCGCGCCCGCTACGACCTCGATCTCGACGACCATATCGAGAGCGAGATGAGCGGTGACGAACTCGACCAGGCCCAGGCCGAGCTTGCCGGCGAACCGTCGAAGGCGGATGCCATCGCCCTTCACGACGCCGTCGACGGCATCGGCACCAACGAGAACAAGATCTACGAGACCCTGCGCAACAAGACGCCCGAGGAGATCGAGAAGATCCGCGCCGAGTACCGCAAGAAGTACGGCGAGGAGCTCGACGCAGCCCTCAAGGACGACCTTGACGAAGGCAACGAGACCGACCGCGCCATGGCCCTTCTCAAGGGCGACACCGCGACCGCCGACGCCATTGCGCTTGACGAAGCGATGCGCGGCGGCTTGACCGGCCTCGGCACCGACGAAGCCGAAATCGAAAAGGTGCTCACCCGCGTCCGCCAGGAGGTGATGGCCCGCGCCAGGACCGAGAACTGGAACTCGGCGCAGATGGAAGCCGAAGTGCGTCGCAGGTTGAAGGCCATCTCCGACAAGTTCGAAGGGCGCTACAAGAATGTCAGCCAGTACAAGGGGGACGGCCTCACCGGCAAGACCACCCTGGAGCGCGCCTTCCAGTCCGAATTGAGCGGCGCCGAACTCGATCTCGCCGAGGCCCTGCGCACAAACGATCCGGTCGCCGCCGATGCCGCCAGGCTCGAGATCGAGCGCACCGGCTTCTACACCTCCGACAGCAAGGTCAACGGGGTGCTGCGCTCGCAGTACGAGCGAGCGCTCGAGAAGCGCCGGCTCGACGAAGGCCCGGCCCGCAACATGGCGATCCGCCGCCAGATCGATGCGATGCGCGAGCAGAGCTACACGGCGACCGGCCCCAACGCGCAGAAACTCAGCGAGAACCAGATTTCGGAAGCGCGCATCAGGCTGGAGCGTGAGGCCGACAGGGCGATGGAGAAGGACGCGGCGGTGGACGCCGGCGCGTCCATGGACGCGCTGACCAAGCTTTACAAGGACCGTTACCACGTGCCGGTCGAATTCGTCGTCGCCTTCGGCATGGATGGCCGCGACCAGCGCGAGGCCTTCGCATTGCTCAAGAACCGCGGCTATCTGAGCCCGCGCCAGGAGATCGAGCTTGCGACCGAGGGCGTGGGCACCGATGAGGACCTCCTGAAGAAGACGTTCTCGCGCATGACCCGTGCCGAAATCGAAGTGGTCCGCAAGGAATGGGAGCTTCGTCACCCCGGCGAAAACTTCAACGACATGATCCGCGGTGAGCTTTCGGGGCGCGACGAAAGCGACATCATGGACATGGTGGAGCATGGCGCGCCGGAGAGCGATGCTGCGCGCATCGAGCAGGAGCGGCGTCGCGTCGACCGTGAAATCCGCGACCTCACCGGTGCATTCGGCGGTGCTGCCGCCGGCAAGGAGGCCGCCTGGATGGAGGACCAGGTGAGGCGCCTCGAAGCGCTGAAGCCTGATCTGATGCGCACGGATTGGCAGAACACCGAGGAAGATCGCGAACGCCGCGAGAGGCTCGCGGCCGAAGTCGATTTCCGTGCCCAGCGCGTGCAAGACGCGGTCGAGGATCACCGCCGCAAGCTCGACAGCTTCGCCGATGACATCGCCATGGCGATCGGCGTCATCGTTGCCGTGGTGATTTCCGTTGCCTCCCTGGGGTCCCTCACCTGGGTGGGTGCGATCATCATTTCGCTGGTCGGCACGGCGCTCACCATGGGCGCCAAATATGCCATCAAGGGCGGATCCTACGCGGGTGCCGACGTTGCCATCGATCTTGCCGCCGGCGTGGTCGACGCCGCCACTGCGGGCCTTGCCACCAAGTTCGGCCTCAACAAGGCGCTGATGAAGGGGGTAGGGGCATTGGTGAGCAAGGCCCGGCTGAAGGACGTCGCCACGCTGATCGGCAAGAGCGGCATCGCGCAGCGCGCGCTCAAGACGCCGGTCCTGGGTGCCGCCACGCGTGCGGCAGGCCGCCTGCTGCCTTCGGCGGGCGCCATCGAAAAGGGTATCGTGCGCTTTGTTGCGGGTACGGCCGAAGACGCGGCGATGGCCATTCCCTCCGGGACCGTCGGCATTCTCGCCTCGGACGAGACCTGGAAAGGCGATCCTCTCCATAACTTCCTGTCGGGCGGCGGCGACACGCTGCTGCAGGCGGTGATCATGGGCAAGGTCACCCACGCCGCCTCCCATGTTGCGGGTCACGTCGCCACCGGCGTGCGCAGCGAAATCCGTATGGGCAGCGAAACCGGGCGCATGCGCGAGGTAAGCCGTCTCGTCAACGATCACTATGCCCGCTTTCACGAGGAAAACCCCGGCGCCTCGCTGGCGGATTTCCTCGGGCATGCCGAGGGTCGCACGCTCAGGGTCGAGATCGAGAAGCGCGGTCTGCTGCCGACCATCGAGAGCGCCAACGCCCGCGCCAGGACCGAAGCCGCTGCGCCCACCCGCGAGGCTGGCGGCGACGTGCGTGAGCCAACCGCGAAGCCAGCTCCGGAGGCGCGGTCCGGCGAGCTTCACAACGCTCTGCCGGAAAAGCTGCGCGAGGGGAGTTTCGTGACGCCCGACGAAAGTCTCGGCGGGCGCACGGTGAAGGTCGAGCCGCTGATGGTCGGCAAGGACATCGTCGGCGTCGACATCCGCGTCGGACCTGATGCGACACCGCTCGACGTGGCGCTCCATGGCGCCACCGTCGAGGCCATGCTGAAGTACCGCGGTGTCATGGGCCGCCTGCGCCGGGTGATGGCCGATCTCGGATCCCATCTCGTCGAAGGCGGCGTCAAGGTCGGCAGCCTCGGCTGGGAAGCGAAGCTCGAGCTCGACAAGCTGCCGGCCGTCCTCGCCTCGCGCATGAACGAAGTGGCCGGCGCTCGCATGATGCCAGAGACACAGACGCATTTCGACATGGATGTCGCGCACCTCCAGTCGCAGATCGACGCCTTCGAGCACGTGCTTCGCAATCCCGCGCTTGCCGCCGAGCCCGGCCGCGGCTTCGTCGCGGCTGAGTTCGAGGGCGGGGTGCCACCGGCGAAGCCAGAGGGTGTGAAGATTCCGACCGACGAGCTTGAAGGCATCCGCCGGATGGCGATCGAGGCAGGAACCGGCAACGCCGCGAGAATGGACGAGCTTCGCTCCGTCCTCGCTGCCATGGATTCCGGCAAACGCGCTGCTGTCGTCGAAGCGCTCGCTGCGCCGGTGCCTGCGGAACTCCTCGGCGCGCCGCCGTCTCGTAATCTTCTTGCCGAGATGGCGAAGGTCTGGCGCGACAATGCGCGGATTGGAGCCGCCTATGGCGCCAATCCCCGTGTCGCCGGCGAACATGTACAGTTGCTCCTGGACCTGCAGCGGCTTCGCATGCTCGCGCGCGATGGAATTCGCACTGGCAACATGAGCGAAGCGCAAAAATTTCGCCAGGAATTGATCGCGCGGCTGCCGAAGGGAATGGCCAGCAAGGTGCCGGAGATTGGCGGGCCGATATCGCACCTCGAATACCGCTTCGAGAAGGCGCACGATGCGGCGCAGGCCGAACTGATCAAGGCGGTTCGCGAGGCGCCCGATACCGACATGGCGGCGCTCAAAAACCGGCTCAAGGAAATTGCCAAGACCTTCAATCTCGAGAAGGGCGATCTCTCAAAGAGGATCTTCGAGGAGATGGTAGAGTGGATCAAGCAGCGCGGCCTCGAAGATGCGCGCTGGCAGAAGCACCTTGACAGCCTGCACAGCGAACTCAGGTCGAAGTCAACTGCCGAAATCCACCGTGCCATCGAATCTTCACCTGATCCCGAATTGCGTTCAATAATGAAGGACAAGGACGTCGAGGCTGCGTTCAAGGCCTCGGGTCCCAACGACGAGTTCAAAGCCGAGGGGGTCATCGCGGCCATGGAAGAAGCGATCAGGAAGCGGATGGGTCAGGATATTCGCGGCCGCAGGCCCGGGAGCCCCCACGAAATCCGCGACCAGTTGCGCGGAATGGCGGGGGGTATCGACCTTGAGGGTTTCATCATGGCGGACATCCTTGCCGAGAATATCGCAGCGGCCCAGCGGCTGCGGGCGCGGCTTGCGACCATCGCGCCCGAGGTTGTGTTCACGGTCGAGCGCGGCGGGCCATTGCTTGCCGAATTCCTGGTGCCGCCGGCAGAACGGCAGCAGCGGCCGGACAAGTTCGTCTCGGTGAACAAGAGCAAAAATCGCACCGAATATTTGCGCCCACAGATCGAGAAGGCGATTGCCAATGGCAAGCGATCCTTCGTTATCGTTGATGCGTACATGGGCGGCCATGCAATCGGCGAGTTCACGAACATGTTCCAGTCGATCATCGAGGCCCACCCTCATCTTGAGGGCCTGCGGTTCGAAACCCTGTGGTTGCGTGAGCAATTGGGTTACGAGCGCAACCTCGTCGAGGGGCCCGATGGTGCCGCGCTGGCTGTCGGTCTCCAGCCAGCATTCAAGATTCCGCCGGAACTTATCAACAAGGTGTTCCAGCAGATCGAGCCAGTCCGCTTCATTATGGGCGACGACGCGGCCGTCTTCTTCGATCCCAACTCCCGACGACCGATCTTCATCTTCGACAACGATGGTCACGTTGTGCAGACCATCGAGGTTGGCGTGAAACACCCCATAACCGGCGTGGTGCTGACCACCCCGCGCGAGATCCTCGTGGCATTGATGCAAGGGGTGAAGTTTCCAAAATGA